Genomic DNA from Candidatus Delongbacteria bacterium:
TTCCTGGCGGACATATCAATTCTCCTCCCGCCCCGCCATGAAATGGCATACGTGCAAATTGTATTGTTCTAGTTAATGAATCATCTATATCAAGATGAACATTATAAATATCATCTGTAACAGGGATATCATAATACTCACTATACAACGATATTTCATCATCATCGACGGATATTATTCTTATTCCAATAATCCCTTCATCTCCGTATGAAGAAGTACCCAATTCCTGATCAATGGTGATTTTGGCAGTAATTTCAACAACAACAGTAACCACAGGATTAGAACCATCAATTGTGGTAGTATTTATTTGCACAATAAAGTTTACCAGATCAGATTCGACATTAGCACTATCAACTGGCACAAATGACGTGTTTATTGGTTCTTCAGTTGTTGAATCTTCAGTTGTTGGTTCTTCAGTAGTCGTTGGAATTTCTGTTGTTGGCTCTTCTGTAGTCGAAACACAAGCTGACATTGATATACTAATTAAGATAAGTACAATAATAATTACTTTTTTCATGGATTATACCCCCATCCAGAAACAACTTATCGATATATATAGTGATGAACTAATATAGGCTGCTCTATTCACTCTAAGCAAAATATCTTGATTCGCAGGAATTGTGTATTCCAACATTTCAAATATATTCGTGGAGGATGTTGAAGAACTAAATACGGTTCCTCCAGGACTCTGAAGATAAAGATTAAGACTATTGCCATAATTACTTGTTACCTGCGAATTCTCGGGTTTCTCGAAAATAAGCACTGCCCTTATCGAAAAATCCATTGGTGGAGTAAATATATATACATAGTAATTTGAACTGAGAGTACTCAGTCTAACATATTTATTCCAGCCTGCTATTGATTTAGCGCTATTTGTTGCATCTAGAAACCCAGCTCCTTGGTGATTATAGAATATTGCACTATCACCTGTCCTGTGTGAAGTATCATCTACCAATGATGCTTGAGCTCCTAACATCAAACGTCCTTTGAAATAGGTAACATAATTATTTATGTTAACAGAAGATCCATACTTTTCAATCAACTGAGCAACAACCCCTGTTACATGAGGGGCTGAAAAACTAGTACCTGAGCTTGTATGAATCCCAGCATCAAAAATGCTGCTTATATAAAGCTAATTCAGGTTTATTTGATAAATAACTATTTACTTGGTAACTTGAGCTACTCGCTATATCATACAGAATACTCTCAGCTGTTGTACTATTGCTTTTTGTCTCAGAATTACCGACAGTTATTGCATTATAAGCCTTACCAGGGCTAGTAACTGTTCCATAACTGTTCCCTGCACTTTTAACAAATAGAACTTTTGATGTGTAAATGAGATTATCTATTTCTTGATCAAATGAAGTATATGAACTGGAAGAAGAACCTAAACTACAATTAACTACATCTACTCCCAAATCGATAAATTGATTAAACGCAGTATATACATCAGATTCGTAAGCAATTCCAGATTGATATACCCGGGCTCCTGTCGCAATACCTTCATATGTGTTTCCAGAAAATGCATAGCTCTGACCAGCAATGATATTTGTTACATGTGTAGCATGATCAGTAATTGTTTCATTAACTCCTTCAACTTCAATAAATTCTAATTGTCCACTAGAAACCATATCACTGAGTTGAGGAGCATCGGGATCAAATCTTCCGCTTGCTGCTTCAATTATTCCAATAGTGACTCCATCGCCATCATAACCACCTTGAGAAGCATTCTTTAGCCCTGGATTCTGAACTGTACCATATCCAGCATTTACTTGATCAACAGATAAAAGCAGTTCATTTTCTGGAATTTCATTTGTATACTCAGAAACCCCTAATATTCTTTCATCTTCAATTATTTTCAGAATATCAGTTTTAGTCATTTTGATTATAATGGTAGAAGTATAATTACTAAAATAGATTACATCTTCTGCAACGATATCATAGTCATTTAGAAATTTCGTATTAGTTACTATGTAACGTTTTTAATTGCCTGAAGTCTAGCGATTTTATATTCTTTACGTATTTCCTTAATTCTGTCATTGTTATCATATTCCTGTAACTTCGATACAATCTCCGACTGAAACAGATCTTCATTTCCGTAAATATCTTCATCAAATCCAAATTTTAACAATTCTTCTTTGTATTCCTCTTGATTTATTGAAGTTTTCCAAACATAAATGTCAATCGTTTCATTTTCATCAAGGTTGTCAATTTTCTCATATAACTCTCTTCCTGCTTTAAGCAATAAATCATCACTACTTTGCGCAAAAATAGCGCTAAACGAAAAACTGAATAGAGTAATTGTCAAAAGCAATAGAATCTTACTAATAAATGTTTTGCCTTTCATTTCATTCCCTCCTTAACAATATTTTTATTATATATATCTAAGACTATAATCATTTTCACACCCTGATCTGTAGATTTCCCTCGTTAGCTATAAACACAGGAAGTATTTCTTAACAAGTCTCATTTCTCTTCAATCAGCAATAGTCGAATTCTAATCTCAGTAAAGTTTCTTGAGATTTCAAAGGATAAACTATGAACTTTTCAACTTAAGGAAATTCTGAAATTAAAAACCGATGAAAAGCTTGGCTTCATCGGTCGTTATGTTCACATCAGGATATCTAGAAGCAGCATTTACATTCTATATTTCGCTCACTTCATGCGTATAATTTTTATGATGTATTTATAGTTCTTTCTTGATTGGTGTTTGATTTGAAAAATCATTTTTATATGGTGCTATAGATTCAACTTGTTAAGAATTGTTTCGATTACAAATTTATTATATAACTAATCGTTATACTTGTCAAGCAACTCATTTTTTACCCTTATTCTATATCAACTTAGCTTATAGAAATAATGATTCTATGCTGTAATATAAATGTAAAATTGTGTAAAGCCGCACATATTTTGTATCAAAATTTGCTACCTTATATCTGTAGATTTATGCATTACCTTTTATAAGGTCATCAATAGTCATATTATAAATCTGAGATAAATGATAGATTACATCAAGCCTAACTAATCTAGTTCCCATTTCATAACTTTTCAGAGTAGCTTCACTAATATGTAGAAGTTCAGCCACAAACTTCAATGACATATCATGATACAGTCTTTGCTCTTTTATCGATTTACCAATTTCTACTTTATCAATGGACTTGAGTTTTAACTTGTGTTTTGGAAAACAGATTCGACTCCAATTTCTCATGATTTCATGTAAGTTATTAAATGTTTTAAAATTATATTTAAGTT
This window encodes:
- a CDS encoding S8 family serine peptidase produces the protein MSSIFDAGIHTSSGTSFSAPHVTGVVAQLIEKYGSSVNINNYVTYFKGRLMLGAQASLVDDTSHRTGDSAIFYNHQGAGFLDATNSAKSIAGWNKYVRLSTLSSNYYVYIFTPPMDFSIRAVLIFEKPENSQVTSNYGNSLNLYLQSPGGTVFSSSTSSTNIFEMLEYTIPANQDILLRVNRAAYISSSLYISISCFWMGV
- a CDS encoding S8 family serine peptidase gives rise to the protein MTKTDILKIIEDERILGVSEYTNEIPENELLLSVDQVNAGYGTVQNPGLKNASQGGYDGDGVTIGIIEAASGRFDPDAPQLSDMVSSGQLEFIEVEGVNETITDHATHVTNIIAGQSYAFSGNTYEGIATGARVYQSGIAYESDVYTAFNQFIDLGVDVVNCSLGSSSSSYTSFDQEIDNLIYTSKVLFVKSAGNSYGTVTSPGKAYNAITVGNSETKSNSTTAESILYDIASSSSYQVNSYLSNKPELALYKQHF
- a CDS encoding helix-turn-helix transcriptional regulator yields the protein MKCSLSDEQNQLLEKSLINNEELKYNFKTFNNLHEIMRNWSRICFPKHKLKLKSIDKVEIGKSIKEQRLYHDMSLKFVAELLHISEATLKSYEMGTRLVRLDVIYHLSQIYNMTIDDLIKGNA